In Rhodamnia argentea isolate NSW1041297 chromosome 1, ASM2092103v1, whole genome shotgun sequence, the genomic window aatacCTCACATTCGACTGTTTCAACTCTCGGGAATCTGCAACGGAGTCCCAAAAGTGCCAAATCTGTTAGGGTTTAACTAATGAGTTCTTCAATATACgaaagcaaaaaaatcaatgatAATTCCACTCAGTTAAGGATTATTACATGTAGCAGTAGTACAAACGATTTGAAATTTGTATCTTACTACATTTTCCTGGACTCCTTGCCTCTATCGTCGCGGGGATTGAATAAGAACTTGATCTCAATATATTGAATGGTATTGAGAGACATGACACCTGACGCTGGACTGTTTCCACCAATCAGGAATCTACAATTAGAGCCCTTAAAATACCAAACCCGTCAGGATTCAGCTGATAAGTGCATCATGGATCATAAAAATCCGGGAAGGACTAGTGCACTTTGGATACACAAAACAAGCTAATGATAATttttctcggatgaggattagTACAAGGAGCAAGTAGTACTAAGGAGTTGGATTTTGTGTCGGGCTACAACTAGACTCCTTATCTCTGTTATCATTAAGATTAAACAAGGACATGATCTTgatcaatttcatgaatttaaaattaatgattAATTATCTAGCACGGTACAAATAGAGTCCCAAAAGTTCAAACTTGCTAGGGTTCACCTGATAAGTACATGATGGGTCGTAAATGATGAGGATTAGGACAATTCGAATACAAAAAACAGATTAATGATAATTACAACTCGTTATTGGATTACTATTATTGTCTCTGTCTCGCTCAAACCCTTTCCAACCTTCATATAATCTTTAGCAGAACGTCATGGATGCCTCATTATCCATCACCCTCTTTTCCAACATGTCGAGGCCACACCTCTTCGTCGCTCTTAttcttcctttgctttttttgtCCTTCAATTCTCTTGCCGGAGATGACAATATCCATGCAAGGAACGCAAGCCTCGTCTCAGCAGAAACCGTCTGCAACTCCACTGCCGATCCTGCATTCTGCTTATCCGCATTGCCGGACCCTAAAGCAGCCGGAAACGTCCGCCACTTCGGCCGCTACTTTGTGCGGAAATCCCTCTCCCGAGCATTGAGGTTTCTCTCCCTGGTCGACGAGCGTCTCTTGATTGTGCAGGGCCACCTAACGGCTCGTGAGGCCCACGCCCTGGAGGATTGCCGCCATGTCTCGGCGATGAACGTGGAGTTCCTCCTCAAATCATCCAAAGCTGTCGATGACAAGGCTGGGGAGCTCCCGGCCCACGAAGTGGATGATGTCCGGACCCTGCTTAGCGCCGTCTTGACCAATCAGGCGACCTGCTCGGATGGTCTCCAGTGGGCCGCGGCTGGCTCAAGGATCAACGGCGGTCTGTTGGTTCGCCTTTCGGAGGACACCAAGTTGCACAGCGCTTCCTTGGCGCTGTTCAGCAAAGGTTGGTCCTCGAGGAAGGGGGAAGCAGCCATGGGCTACTCTGAGAGTACACTAAAACCTCTGCGACTCAGCCAGGTCTCACTGAACATGTCGAGCCTAACACGTGCTTTTTATGCGTCTCTAAGCAAGGGGTATGTTCTCGCCGCGGGTCGAAATAAAGTGGTGTCGATCCGCGACGTAGTGGTGGTGAATAAGGACGGGAGCGGTAACTTCACCAGCATAAATGCCGCTGTCGCGGTGGCTCCCAATAACGTGGACGGATCCTATGGCTACTTCTTGATCTACATAACTGCAGGCGTCTATCACGAATACGTTTATGTCAACTCGAACAAGAAGAACCTCATGATGGTTGGAGCAGGCATCAATCGGACTGTGATTACCGGAGATCGCAACGACCATGATGGATGGAGTATTTTTAGCTCTCCCACATTTAGTAAGGAAGCTCTCAAATATATGAATTACATGTCTTCCTTTACCCTTGGTTTGCAATAATGTTTATATTCTGTTAACAGGAGAATTTACTCAGAATCTTGTATTGTTTTGTGACAGTCGTGGAGGCACCCCATTTTATTGCAATGGACATGACCTTTCGGAACACGGCAGGGCCGAAGAAGGAACAAGCCGTGGCTGTCCGAAACAGCGCCGACCAGTCCACGTTCTATCGATGCAGCTTTGAAGGCTACCAAGATACGCTCTTTACGGACAAATTAAGGCAACTCTACAAAGAATGCGACATCTACGGCACAGTTGACTTCATCTTTGGTGATGCAAACGCGGTCTTTGAGAACTGCAATATATACCCTCGCAGCCCAAATAAAGGTCAGTACAATACCATAACTGCCCAAGGGAGGGCCGATCCGGGTGTGGACTCGGGCATGTACTTCCGTTATTGCACCATTAGGGCTGCCGATGACCTGGCATCGAGCAATTACTCGGTGGAGACGTATTTAGGGCGGCCGTGGAAGGTCTTCTCAAGGACGGTTTACATGCATACGTTCATGGATAGTCTAATTCACCCTGCAGGTTGGCACAACTGGGATGGTGATTTTGCGCTGAGCACACTTTACTATGCGGGAACACAATAATATGGACCTGGCTCCGATACCACGAACCGAGTTACTTGGCCCGGATACCATGTAAATTAGCGTAGACAAGGCATCAGATTTCGGCAAATCAAACTTCCGAAGAAGACTCCTTTTATCTAGTTTTTCTTAGATTGCTCTTCGACAAACAGTTGCCTTGGAGGGAATAACTcacattaattttagggagttGCCTTGGAGTGAATAACTCACATTAGTTTTAGGGAGGATCTTTGCAAGTTGAGTTAAGGTTAGCTCGTTTGGTTGGCCAGTATTCTTTCATTCTTGTTATTGTTTTTTGGAATCAATTTCCACCTAGGGTTCCTGAGAGATTTATGTTACATATGCTGAGTAATATACATAATTTTATTGTTCTATTTCCATAGTTGTCGAGGTTGATGAGGTCCAACCAAAGAAGGAAACTTTTCTTGTAAAAAGCTACCCTTGTTCACAAATCACGCCGGATTTCGATCTTCTCATTACATGAAAACTCAAGAACACGAATCCCATGCAGACTGAGCTCCGCAATCTCAATCACGAGTTACAACAAGAGCCgactatatatatgtatatatggaGCGCCCATTACAAATTtgaagaacaaaaagagaggCGAATTTCTAGCTCTCGTTCAAGCCTTCAGGAGTCCGACGATGCCCAAGGCATTGTTACACAACTGCCGGAAAATCAGGTTCCTATGAGACAAGAGGTTCGGCCCGGTCGCCAGCTGCTGGAACCCTGCCTCGCAATCATTGGCATCAGCTATGGCGGTCTTGACGCACTTGCGCACGTTGGGATATGCCCTCATCATCGCAGCGAGCGAGTCGTCGAGCTGCTCGACCTCGTCTAGGAAGTGGTCGGCGCAGTCGCTGAGAGCCTGGTGGATAGCGGGCGCAAGTGTCGTGTCATTGAGCAGGCCCCGGGTAAGCACGGACGTGTCGCTGGTTACAACACGGAGCGCAGAGATGGTAAGGATGCGCACATCGGGGGCCGAGCCGACATCCGGGATGGACTGGAAAagaagtaaagaaggaaaacggaaaaaaggaaaaacagaataaaaagaacaagtacattcgaaaaaaaatatattcaaacaTTATTAAAAGTTGTCCACATTAGTGTCAAACACGTCTCGTAAAATGACTGGCGTCTAAGTcatcaattttcgatcaaaattgaccgaatgcactaaattgacaaaatatgaaaatgtttatgaatcaattgccaaaattaaaaagtttagaactaaagcggtaaaaattaaataaatttaagactgtttggacaattttttccatAGAGAGAGGGGAAGCCAGTGGAAATGAGGCGATGACTTCAAAGGAATGTAATTAATCCTTCTTACATTTCCGATTTTTTGAATGGTGTCGGTAGAAACGGTTTTCCACTCCTCGTACATGTTACGAAAAGTAAAATTCCTGCATGCAAGCCCTTGAAAGATCCAGATGGATCCTTTTTGAACTCTCATGTCTAAATTCGCCTCCTCGAAACCTAGTAAATAGATGTAAGCTTAGGAACGATAGTGAGATTGAGTTGCTTTTTAAAGAGTTTTTCTTATATGTGCTACATTAATTAAGATTATAATTTACCGTTTTACGGGATTTAATTAGGTAAGATATAAATATTCTTAATCAATCTAACATAAGCATGACTTGTGTGGGCCGAGTTAAGCTTGACCCGTGATGGGAGCGCCTGagtgaaaactctataaatagcacTCAAATCTCTCCTATAACCCTAATGCATAGAGAAAACCTCATATAAAGAGCCGTTATCGAATTGTGTTGTGAAGGACAGTCTCATTGAGCCTGTGATAGAAAGTGGAATAGAGGAGAAGCACCAGAGTTTTGGATCGTCATTATTACACATCAAGAACGGTGGATTTCAAATCATGTGTTTCTAGATTCTAGTTACGGTGATCTTGGGTGTCGTTTTGGCGGCTTAGAGC contains:
- the LOC115750173 gene encoding probable pectinesterase/pectinesterase inhibitor 41 translates to MSRPHLFVALILPLLFLSFNSLAGDDNIHARNASLVSAETVCNSTADPAFCLSALPDPKAAGNVRHFGRYFVRKSLSRALRFLSLVDERLLIVQGHLTAREAHALEDCRHVSAMNVEFLLKSSKAVDDKAGELPAHEVDDVRTLLSAVLTNQATCSDGLQWAAAGSRINGGLLVRLSEDTKLHSASLALFSKGWSSRKGEAAMGYSESTLKPLRLSQVSLNMSSLTRAFYASLSKGYVLAAGRNKVVSIRDVVVVNKDGSGNFTSINAAVAVAPNNVDGSYGYFLIYITAGVYHEYVYVNSNKKNLMMVGAGINRTVITGDRNDHDGWSIFSSPTFIVEAPHFIAMDMTFRNTAGPKKEQAVAVRNSADQSTFYRCSFEGYQDTLFTDKLRQLYKECDIYGTVDFIFGDANAVFENCNIYPRSPNKGQYNTITAQGRADPGVDSGMYFRYCTIRAADDLASSNYSVETYLGRPWKVFSRTVYMHTFMDSLIHPAGWHNWDGDFALSTLYYAGTQ
- the LOC115750172 gene encoding uncharacterized protein LOC115750172 translates to MYEEWKTVSTDTIQKIGNSIPDVGSAPDVRILTISALRVVTSDTSVLTRGLLNDTTLAPAIHQALSDCADHFLDEVEQLDDSLAAMMRAYPNVRKCVKTAIADANDCEAGFQQLATGPNLLSHRNLIFRQLCNNALGIVGLLKA